The following are encoded in a window of Mycobacterium sp. ELW1 genomic DNA:
- a CDS encoding SDR family oxidoreductase, whose protein sequence is MTQQITALVTGANRGLGRQFAAELLSRGAKVYAAARRPETIDLPGVVPIQVDITDPESVRRAAAIAEDVTVLVNNAGVSTEADLLSGPIEDIRLEMETHYFGTLNVTREFVPIIEKNGGGSILNVLSVLAWYHAPSFGAYSAAKAAGWAMTDALRTELAPKGVHVAALHVGYMDTDMASFVPADQKIDPAVVAKLAVDGLLSGQPEILADELTRQVKAGLSTANG, encoded by the coding sequence ATGACACAACAGATCACCGCGCTGGTAACAGGTGCGAACCGCGGATTGGGACGGCAGTTCGCCGCCGAACTGCTCTCACGCGGGGCAAAGGTGTACGCCGCGGCCCGCAGGCCGGAAACGATCGACCTGCCCGGTGTGGTGCCGATCCAGGTGGACATCACCGACCCCGAGTCGGTGCGCCGAGCGGCGGCGATCGCCGAGGACGTCACGGTCCTGGTGAACAACGCCGGCGTCTCGACGGAGGCCGACCTGCTCAGCGGCCCGATCGAGGACATCCGTCTGGAGATGGAGACGCACTACTTCGGCACGCTCAACGTCACCCGCGAGTTCGTCCCGATCATCGAGAAGAACGGCGGCGGCTCCATCCTGAACGTTCTGTCCGTGCTGGCCTGGTACCACGCCCCGTCGTTCGGCGCCTACTCGGCAGCCAAGGCCGCGGGATGGGCGATGACGGATGCTCTACGAACTGAACTGGCGCCCAAGGGAGTTCACGTCGCAGCCCTGCACGTCGGATATATGGACACCGACATGGCCTCCTTCGTCCCCGCCGACCAGAAGATCGATCCCGCAGTGGTGGCGAAGCTGGCGGTGGACGGACTGCTCAGCGGCCAACCCGAGATCTTGGCCGACGAATTGACCCGGCAGGTCAAGGCCGGGCTGTCCACCGCGAACGGCTAG
- a CDS encoding SDR family oxidoreductase codes for MDTATRVAVITGASQGIGAGLVAGYRRLGYAVVANSRSIGDSDDPQVLAVAADISRPGAGQHIIDAALQRFGRVDAVINNAGIFIPKPFTDYTDADYDAITGVNLRGFFDVTRAALTVLGPGGHIVNISTSLVDQANSRVPSALASLTKGGLNAATKALAVEYAGRGIRVNAVALGVVNTPMHDPSTHDALAGLNPMGRLGEIDDAVQAVLYLEQAGFVTGEILHVDGGQSAGH; via the coding sequence ATGGACACTGCAACACGGGTTGCCGTCATCACCGGCGCATCCCAGGGTATCGGTGCCGGCCTGGTGGCGGGCTACCGCCGGCTGGGCTACGCGGTCGTCGCCAACTCCCGAAGTATCGGCGACAGCGACGACCCGCAGGTACTCGCCGTCGCGGCCGACATCTCCCGACCTGGCGCTGGACAACACATCATCGACGCCGCGCTACAGCGCTTCGGCCGCGTCGACGCGGTGATCAACAACGCCGGCATATTCATCCCCAAGCCCTTCACCGACTACACCGACGCCGACTACGACGCCATCACCGGGGTCAATCTGCGGGGTTTCTTCGACGTGACCCGGGCGGCGCTGACGGTGCTGGGTCCCGGCGGCCACATCGTCAACATCTCCACCAGCCTGGTAGACCAGGCGAATTCGCGCGTTCCCTCCGCACTGGCGTCCCTGACCAAGGGCGGCCTCAACGCTGCGACCAAAGCCTTGGCTGTCGAATATGCCGGCCGCGGAATCCGGGTCAACGCGGTCGCTCTCGGTGTCGTCAATACGCCGATGCACGATCCGTCCACCCACGACGCGTTGGCCGGCCTCAATCCCATGGGCAGGCTCGGTGAGATCGACGATGCCGTCCAAGCGGTGCTGTACCTGGAGCAGGCCGGATTCGTCACGGGCGAGATCCTCCACGTGGACGGCGGCCAAAGTGCCGGACACTGA
- a CDS encoding C39 family peptidase, producing MTSIKRAGRITTFGFALGAGLLIASGAGAAVASAAPDDSSHASTSKSSASSARTHKPAAAAATRSSARPKPSSASVVQLPAKRTAAATSPSTVRSVSLVSTDAPTAPAASVKQYRAQRLPTPTEIEQVIVAGLDAARRTLDTMRRDFELLVKHQIEGVRDNLTTLRYDLEAIFGPSRHPVNPDIPPDGTTGIIGNPRDKVGYFIYQDGKNICLLVSSAMVMGQLLGPDKMPTAAEIINEAATTPSTVTAGAKIYDPVADSYVQNADALALLDAHGITAMSTQYSKNQGDLAYANLKKALIDGNSVIVTIKAQIAWGQGTPDMAYSGDHAITVLGIDTDKDIIFVNDGAWKNGGQGMGLPLNTFMKAWRANDYQTITAYVTPAQD from the coding sequence ATGACTTCCATCAAGCGGGCTGGGCGAATCACGACCTTCGGGTTCGCCCTCGGCGCCGGTCTACTGATCGCTTCGGGTGCGGGTGCCGCGGTGGCGAGCGCCGCACCCGACGATTCGAGTCATGCGTCGACGAGCAAGTCCTCTGCATCGAGTGCGCGTACGCACAAGCCAGCCGCGGCGGCCGCCACCCGCTCATCCGCGAGGCCCAAGCCGTCCTCGGCATCGGTCGTGCAACTGCCCGCCAAGCGCACAGCAGCAGCGACGAGCCCCTCCACGGTGCGTTCGGTGAGCCTGGTATCCACCGACGCTCCGACCGCTCCGGCCGCTTCCGTGAAACAGTATCGGGCCCAACGCCTTCCCACACCGACCGAGATCGAACAGGTCATCGTGGCCGGCCTGGATGCGGCCCGGCGCACTCTCGACACCATGCGCCGCGATTTCGAGCTACTCGTCAAGCATCAGATCGAAGGCGTCCGCGACAACCTGACGACCCTGCGCTATGACCTGGAGGCCATCTTCGGCCCGAGTCGACATCCAGTGAATCCGGACATTCCGCCGGACGGCACAACGGGAATCATCGGGAACCCCCGCGACAAGGTCGGCTACTTCATCTATCAAGACGGAAAGAACATCTGTCTCTTGGTGTCGTCGGCCATGGTCATGGGCCAGCTTCTGGGACCCGACAAGATGCCGACCGCGGCCGAAATCATCAACGAAGCCGCGACGACACCGAGCACCGTGACAGCCGGGGCCAAGATCTACGACCCGGTGGCGGACTCCTACGTGCAGAACGCCGACGCGTTGGCGCTGCTGGACGCGCACGGCATCACGGCGATGTCCACCCAGTACTCCAAGAACCAGGGCGACCTCGCCTACGCCAACCTCAAGAAAGCATTGATCGACGGCAACTCCGTCATCGTCACGATCAAGGCCCAGATCGCCTGGGGCCAAGGCACCCCTGACATGGCGTATTCGGGCGACCACGCCATCACGGTCTTAGGCATCGACACCGACAAGGACATCATCTTCGTCAATGACGGCGCCTGGAAAAACGGTGGGCAGGGCATGGGCCTCCCGCTGAACACGTTCATGAAGGCGTGGCGGGCCAACGACTACCAGACCATCACCGCGTACGTCACTCCAGCCCAGGATTAG
- a CDS encoding nuclear transport factor 2 family protein, with protein sequence MPDTEALLRSVLDEWKAGIDAHDPQAVAAVFTADAIFQGLRPFSVGPQGVFDYYDSQPAGMTVDYSILESRRLGDTAVLGYVAATFTFHGTAKDLRLGVVITGIGDDWRIGYYQASPAPD encoded by the coding sequence GTGCCGGACACTGAAGCCCTTCTGCGATCGGTGCTGGATGAATGGAAGGCCGGCATTGACGCTCACGATCCCCAGGCGGTCGCGGCGGTTTTCACCGCCGACGCGATCTTCCAAGGTCTGCGACCGTTCAGCGTCGGACCGCAAGGAGTCTTCGACTATTACGACTCGCAACCGGCGGGGATGACGGTGGACTACTCGATTCTGGAATCCCGGCGTCTCGGCGACACGGCCGTGCTCGGCTACGTCGCCGCGACATTCACGTTCCACGGCACGGCCAAGGACCTCCGGTTGGGAGTTGTCATCACCGGAATCGGCGACGACTGGCGGATCGGCTACTACCAAGCCAGCCCCGCACCGGACTAA
- a CDS encoding DUF732 domain-containing protein, whose translation MKGAPAACPYCGADLDASGTCARCGGVLKPTPPTGWRPDPTARYEGRYYSAGRATNRVRNGRSESNDPVGGQMLPSYVEVPVARSSIRLTWLATGVTTAVIVMVAGVVAGLLWARHRPSPPPEVDYVQALQTAGLFDQFNSEANAVAHGHEVCSQLEHGGQQQGLLADKIAVDVFCPQFNKGFRILESAKISGVFVLTDSLGTGAIVVDGGACHGTGGYADVGRTTPVTVKNSKGDILTTTSLGAGTGDSANCTFSFTFSIDEGQDRYVVSIGRRGDFSYSFEQLRSHGLQIHLGH comes from the coding sequence ATGAAGGGAGCGCCCGCGGCCTGCCCCTATTGCGGGGCTGACCTCGACGCAAGCGGCACTTGTGCGCGTTGCGGCGGCGTGCTGAAGCCGACGCCGCCGACGGGCTGGCGGCCGGATCCCACCGCCCGCTATGAAGGCCGGTACTACTCAGCCGGGCGCGCCACCAACCGGGTGCGCAACGGCAGGTCCGAGTCGAATGACCCCGTCGGCGGGCAGATGTTGCCGTCGTACGTCGAGGTGCCGGTGGCTCGATCGAGCATCCGGTTGACCTGGTTGGCCACCGGGGTCACGACCGCGGTCATCGTGATGGTTGCCGGCGTGGTCGCAGGCCTGCTGTGGGCGCGGCACCGGCCTTCGCCGCCGCCCGAAGTCGACTATGTGCAGGCCTTGCAGACCGCGGGGCTGTTCGATCAATTCAATTCCGAGGCCAATGCCGTCGCCCATGGGCACGAGGTGTGCAGTCAACTCGAACACGGCGGGCAACAGCAGGGTCTGCTCGCGGACAAGATCGCAGTCGACGTGTTCTGCCCGCAGTTCAACAAGGGCTTCCGCATTCTCGAATCCGCCAAGATCTCAGGGGTTTTCGTCCTGACGGACAGCCTCGGTACCGGTGCGATCGTCGTCGACGGCGGCGCCTGTCACGGGACGGGCGGCTACGCCGATGTCGGTCGCACCACCCCGGTGACCGTCAAGAACAGCAAGGGCGACATTCTCACCACCACGTCCCTGGGTGCCGGCACCGGAGACAGCGCGAACTGTACGTTCTCGTTCACGTTCTCCATCGACGAAGGCCAAGACCGCTACGTGGTATCCATCGGCCGCCGAGGCGATTTCAGCTACAGCTTCGAGCAGCTGCGCAGCCACGGCCTGCAGATCCACCTTGGTCATTAG
- a CDS encoding DEAD/DEAH box helicase: MTAPAPLLDDPGDLSSIRALGSDPDRLFTTFAGWAEANGTPLYPAQEEALIELVSGANVVLATPTGSGKSLVATGALYAALAAERRSYYTAPIKALVSEKFFALCATFGAANVGMLTGDAAVNASAPIIACTAEILANIALREGADADIGVVVMDEFHFYGDPDRGWAWQVPLLELPHAQFLLMSATLGDVSFLREDLTRRTGRPTALVANAQRPVPLFYSYATTPMHETITELLQTKQAPIYIVHFTQASALERAQALMSVNVSTKEEKASIAEHIGSFRFSTAFGSTLSRLVRHGIGVHHAGMLPKYRRLVEQLAQAGLLKVICGTDTLGVGINVPIRTVVFSALSKYDGTRTRLLNAREFHQIAGRAGRAGYDTAGTVVVQAPDHEVENLKQFAKVADDPKKRRKLVRRKVPEGMVPWSEATMTRLVDATPEPLTSNMRVSTAMILDVVDRPGDPFVAMRRLLTDNHEPRKRQLQHIREAVGIARSLLQAGVLERLDEPQADGRRYRLTVDLPPDFALNQPLSTFALAAVGVLDPDSETFALDVVSVVEATLEDPRQILAAQLNKARGEAVAAMKADGIEYDERIELLDDVSYPKPLEELLGHTFEVYLHTNPWAADARLSPKSVVREMWERAFTFREFVSVYGLTRSEGAVLRYLSDAFKALRSSVPTAARTEEFTDIVEWLGELVRQVDSSLLDEWEELTSPDQPHDVPVAVPMRPRPVTGNVRAFTAMVRNAVFRRVQLFARRRWHELGELDAGSGWSAPRWQEVGDDYFDEHSDVGTGADARGPALLIIDRGPELWRVRQILDDPAGDHDWGIEVEVDVDASDEAGTPVLRVVDAGRLD, translated from the coding sequence ATGACTGCTCCTGCTCCCCTCCTCGACGACCCCGGCGATCTGTCCTCCATTCGTGCGCTGGGGTCCGATCCCGACCGGCTGTTCACCACCTTCGCCGGCTGGGCCGAGGCCAACGGCACTCCGCTGTACCCGGCGCAGGAGGAGGCCCTGATCGAATTGGTCAGCGGCGCCAACGTCGTTCTGGCCACGCCGACCGGATCCGGGAAGTCCCTGGTCGCGACTGGGGCGTTGTACGCAGCGCTCGCTGCAGAGCGGCGAAGTTACTACACGGCCCCGATCAAAGCGCTGGTGAGCGAGAAATTCTTCGCGCTCTGCGCGACGTTCGGTGCCGCGAACGTGGGCATGCTCACCGGCGACGCCGCGGTCAACGCGAGCGCGCCGATCATCGCCTGCACCGCGGAGATCCTGGCCAACATCGCGCTTCGCGAGGGCGCGGACGCCGACATCGGCGTGGTCGTGATGGACGAGTTCCACTTCTACGGCGATCCCGATCGAGGCTGGGCCTGGCAGGTGCCGCTCCTGGAGCTGCCGCACGCGCAGTTCCTGTTGATGTCGGCCACGCTCGGCGACGTCAGTTTTCTGCGCGAGGACCTCACCCGTCGCACCGGCAGGCCCACCGCTCTGGTGGCCAACGCGCAGCGTCCGGTGCCGCTGTTCTACTCGTATGCGACCACTCCCATGCACGAGACGATCACCGAACTGCTGCAGACCAAACAGGCGCCGATCTACATCGTCCACTTCACCCAGGCGTCCGCGCTGGAACGGGCCCAGGCGCTGATGAGTGTCAACGTCAGCACCAAGGAGGAGAAAGCTTCGATCGCCGAGCACATCGGCAGCTTTCGGTTCTCGACCGCGTTCGGCTCGACGCTGTCCCGGCTGGTTCGCCACGGTATCGGCGTCCACCATGCCGGGATGCTGCCCAAGTACCGGCGTTTGGTGGAACAGCTTGCGCAAGCTGGCCTGCTCAAAGTCATCTGCGGCACAGACACTTTGGGCGTCGGCATCAACGTGCCGATCCGGACGGTCGTCTTCTCGGCGCTGTCGAAGTACGACGGGACACGCACGCGGCTGCTCAATGCCCGCGAGTTCCATCAAATCGCCGGTCGCGCCGGGCGGGCCGGTTACGACACCGCGGGCACCGTCGTCGTGCAGGCTCCCGACCACGAAGTCGAGAACCTCAAACAGTTCGCCAAAGTCGCCGACGATCCCAAGAAGCGCCGAAAACTGGTGCGCCGCAAGGTACCGGAAGGAATGGTGCCGTGGAGCGAAGCCACCATGACGCGGCTCGTCGACGCCACCCCGGAACCACTGACCAGCAACATGCGGGTGTCCACGGCGATGATCCTCGACGTGGTGGACCGCCCCGGGGACCCGTTCGTCGCGATGCGGCGACTGCTCACCGACAACCACGAGCCCCGCAAGCGCCAGTTACAGCACATCCGGGAAGCCGTCGGCATCGCCCGCTCGCTGCTGCAGGCCGGGGTCCTCGAACGGCTCGACGAACCCCAGGCCGACGGGCGCCGCTACCGGCTGACCGTCGACCTGCCGCCCGACTTCGCCCTCAACCAGCCGCTGTCGACGTTCGCGCTGGCCGCGGTCGGCGTCCTCGATCCCGACTCGGAAACCTTTGCGCTGGATGTTGTTTCGGTGGTCGAAGCAACGCTGGAAGATCCCCGTCAGATTCTGGCGGCGCAGTTGAACAAGGCCAGGGGTGAAGCAGTCGCCGCGATGAAAGCTGACGGCATCGAGTACGACGAGCGCATCGAGCTGCTCGACGACGTCAGCTATCCCAAGCCGCTCGAGGAGCTCCTCGGACACACCTTCGAGGTGTACCTGCACACCAACCCGTGGGCAGCCGACGCCCGGCTGTCGCCGAAATCCGTTGTCCGCGAGATGTGGGAGCGGGCGTTCACCTTCCGTGAGTTTGTCAGCGTCTACGGCCTGACCCGGTCCGAGGGGGCGGTGCTGCGCTACCTGTCCGACGCGTTCAAGGCACTGCGATCCTCGGTGCCGACAGCAGCGCGGACCGAGGAATTCACCGACATCGTCGAGTGGCTCGGCGAACTGGTCCGCCAGGTCGACTCCAGCCTGCTGGACGAGTGGGAAGAGCTCACCAGCCCCGACCAACCGCACGACGTCCCGGTCGCGGTGCCGATGCGTCCACGGCCGGTGACCGGCAATGTGCGGGCCTTCACCGCCATGGTCCGCAACGCTGTGTTCCGGCGGGTGCAGCTGTTCGCCCGGCGACGCTGGCATGAGCTGGGCGAACTGGACGCCGGTTCAGGATGGTCCGCACCGCGCTGGCAGGAGGTCGGGGACGACTACTTCGATGAGCACAGCGACGTGGGCACCGGCGCCGACGCCCGTGGACCTGCCCTGCTGATCATCGACCGGGGGCCCGAGTTGTGGCGGGTGCGGCAGATCCTCGACGACCCGGCCGGCGACCACGACTGGGGCATCGAGGTGGAGGTGGACGTGGACGCCTCGGACGAGGCGGGGACGCCCGTGCTGCGGGTGGTCGACGCCGGCCGTCTGGACTGA
- a CDS encoding C39 family peptidase: MRRAGRITTFGFAVGAGLLIASGAGAAVAAAAPDDSGQTSSSSSAASSASAPSARSARPSGNTAAKPKPARSVSARSGYSQPVVQLKAKRSLTPESKAVTPETDIVAVVPAKQASAKRAAALPTPAQLQQSIAVGLDAARRSLDELREKIETLVQNQIVGFRDNLVTLRIDLDRLFHPNRQIIYGNLANSQYWAAGGAQTSGLMAAAMVISQLTGQTVTAQDIITEATTTDSVAQPGRKMYLGTSTNDWVWALDSVQLMETHGLKVSTVYYSKSQQQRAWNGLLAALTDGKSVIVSISGDVRSAIDGNTAVWNTEHQAVLLGINISKNLVYLNDGAYPGGGGQNLTMSIDDFLDAWQAGRYTAIFAELAPAAAQATASEESLAA; the protein is encoded by the coding sequence ATGAGGCGAGCTGGGCGAATCACGACGTTCGGGTTCGCGGTCGGCGCCGGTTTGCTGATCGCCTCCGGCGCGGGAGCAGCGGTCGCCGCGGCAGCACCCGACGATTCCGGCCAGACGTCGTCCAGTAGTTCCGCCGCGTCGAGTGCATCGGCACCGTCGGCGCGCTCAGCACGCCCGTCCGGCAATACCGCGGCCAAGCCAAAACCGGCTCGCAGTGTCAGTGCCCGAAGCGGCTATTCGCAACCCGTGGTGCAGCTGAAGGCGAAGCGGTCCCTCACTCCGGAGAGCAAGGCGGTCACCCCGGAGACCGACATCGTCGCCGTCGTGCCCGCCAAGCAAGCCTCAGCGAAACGCGCTGCGGCACTGCCGACTCCGGCGCAACTGCAGCAGTCGATCGCCGTCGGCTTGGATGCGGCCCGCCGCAGCCTCGACGAACTACGCGAGAAGATCGAGACACTTGTCCAGAATCAGATCGTCGGCTTCCGGGACAACCTGGTCACCCTGCGTATTGACCTGGATCGGCTGTTCCACCCGAACCGACAGATCATCTACGGCAACTTGGCCAATAGCCAGTATTGGGCGGCCGGCGGCGCGCAAACCTCGGGACTGATGGCCGCGGCGATGGTGATCAGCCAACTCACCGGCCAAACCGTGACCGCGCAGGACATCATCACCGAAGCGACGACCACGGACAGCGTTGCCCAACCCGGCCGGAAGATGTACCTGGGCACCTCAACCAACGACTGGGTGTGGGCACTTGATTCGGTGCAGCTGATGGAAACCCATGGCCTCAAGGTGAGTACCGTCTACTACAGCAAATCCCAACAACAACGCGCGTGGAACGGTCTCCTGGCCGCACTGACAGACGGTAAGTCGGTGATCGTGTCCATCAGCGGCGACGTCCGCTCCGCGATAGATGGCAACACCGCGGTGTGGAACACCGAGCATCAGGCGGTGCTGCTAGGAATCAACATCAGCAAGAATCTGGTGTACCTCAACGACGGCGCCTACCCGGGAGGCGGCGGTCAGAACCTGACCATGTCGATCGATGACTTCTTGGATGCCTGGCAAGCCGGCCGTTACACAGCCATCTTCGCCGAATTGGCGCCTGCCGCAGCACAAGCCACAGCCTCAGAAGAAAGCCTTGCAGCATGA
- a CDS encoding LysR family transcriptional regulator — protein sequence MELRQLRYFVAVAEELNFGRAAARLRIAGPSLSQQIKALERDLKITLFDRDRRSVALTPAGAALLPDARALIGQADELRRRAANFGGPEAVRVGYVNWCPTDWTARAAGIAQLRVDTWVMPSHTQAARVADGSLDLAICWVQNADLEELSLQARLLGVDRLYALASGPDDSPVEAADTVVLIDADTASWSSWNRYAEQFSAATGARVMRTDDGGVTGPTFLEHVRGLGRPVLNNPKGQDHALPKDLVRRAVINPSPVWTWSLVWRRDDDNPTVVALVDEFTRDIGDFGLDDAAVWLPGDDPHQPRDHGGG from the coding sequence GTGGAGTTGCGGCAGCTGCGCTACTTCGTCGCCGTGGCCGAAGAGTTGAACTTCGGTCGCGCTGCCGCGCGTCTGCGGATCGCGGGCCCCTCGCTGTCCCAGCAGATCAAGGCCCTGGAACGCGACCTCAAGATCACCCTGTTCGATCGCGACCGCCGGTCGGTGGCGTTGACCCCTGCCGGCGCCGCGCTGCTACCCGATGCCAGGGCGCTGATCGGGCAGGCAGACGAATTACGCAGGCGCGCTGCCAATTTCGGCGGGCCAGAAGCGGTGCGTGTGGGCTATGTCAACTGGTGTCCGACGGATTGGACCGCGCGGGCGGCGGGGATCGCGCAGCTGCGGGTGGACACCTGGGTCATGCCGTCGCACACCCAGGCCGCGCGGGTCGCCGACGGCAGCCTCGACCTGGCGATCTGCTGGGTGCAGAACGCCGACCTGGAAGAGCTGTCGCTACAGGCACGGTTGCTGGGAGTGGACCGGCTCTACGCGTTGGCCTCGGGCCCTGACGATTCGCCCGTCGAGGCCGCCGACACGGTGGTGTTGATCGACGCGGACACTGCCAGCTGGTCGTCGTGGAATCGCTACGCCGAACAGTTTTCGGCTGCCACCGGTGCTCGCGTCATGCGCACCGACGACGGTGGCGTCACCGGACCGACCTTCCTGGAACACGTGCGCGGACTCGGCCGTCCGGTGCTCAACAACCCGAAGGGCCAGGACCACGCGCTGCCCAAGGATCTGGTGCGACGCGCGGTCATCAACCCCTCGCCGGTGTGGACGTGGTCACTGGTGTGGCGGCGTGACGATGACAACCCCACTGTGGTCGCGCTCGTCGACGAATTCACCCGGGATATCGGTGATTTCGGGCTCGATGACGCCGCTGTCTGGCTTCCCGGCGATGATCCGCATCAACCCCGCGACCATGGCGGCGGCTAA
- a CDS encoding peptide chain release factor 3, with translation MSDHDLDTRTPSSTAAANRLATEAGRRRTFAVISHPDAGKSTLTEALVLHARIITQAGAIHGKAGRRATVSDWMEMEQARGISITSTALQFPYLSPEGQDCVINLLDTPGHADFSEDTYRVLSAVDCAVMLIDAAKGLEPQTLKLFQVCKHRGLPILTVINKWDRPGRHALELLDEIQERIGLKPTPLTWPVGIAGDFKGVLDRRTGNFIRFTRTAGGATAAPEEHIPPEHARAAAGIDWDNAVEECELLSSDDGDHDQEAFLQGVTTPVLFTSAALNFGVNQLLDNLTRLAPPPSGQVDIDGNVRPVDAPFSAFVFKVQAGMDSAHRDRIAYARVCSGTFERGDVLTHAATGKPFVTKYAQSVFGQQRSTLDDAWPGDVIGLANANVLRPGDTLFRDVPVQFPPIPSFAPVHFSVARGTDPSKHKQFRKGIEQLEQEGVVQVLRSDRRGEQAPVLAAVGPLQFEVTSHRMATEFNAPISLDSLPYTVARAVDPEDAPFVDKQVSTEVLTRTDGVMLALFTTKWRLQGFQEDNPAVTLRPLVAAGDD, from the coding sequence ATGAGCGATCACGACCTCGACACCCGGACGCCTTCTTCTACGGCCGCGGCCAACCGCCTCGCGACCGAAGCCGGTCGCAGGCGCACCTTCGCCGTCATCAGCCACCCTGACGCCGGTAAGTCGACGCTGACCGAGGCCCTGGTGCTGCACGCGAGGATCATCACGCAGGCCGGCGCCATTCACGGCAAAGCCGGACGACGGGCCACCGTGTCGGACTGGATGGAGATGGAGCAGGCCAGAGGTATCTCGATCACCTCGACGGCATTGCAGTTCCCGTATCTCTCGCCCGAGGGACAAGACTGCGTCATCAACCTGCTCGACACCCCCGGGCACGCCGACTTCTCCGAGGACACCTACCGGGTGCTCAGCGCGGTTGACTGCGCGGTCATGCTGATCGACGCCGCCAAGGGTCTGGAACCGCAGACGCTCAAGCTGTTTCAGGTGTGTAAGCACCGCGGACTGCCGATCCTCACGGTCATCAACAAGTGGGACCGTCCTGGACGGCACGCGCTGGAGCTTCTCGACGAGATCCAGGAGCGCATCGGTCTCAAGCCGACGCCGTTGACGTGGCCGGTCGGTATCGCCGGCGACTTCAAAGGTGTGCTGGATCGCCGCACCGGCAATTTCATTCGGTTCACCCGCACCGCGGGTGGTGCCACCGCCGCACCCGAGGAGCACATCCCGCCCGAGCACGCCCGCGCCGCGGCCGGCATCGACTGGGACAACGCGGTCGAAGAATGCGAGTTGCTCTCCTCCGATGACGGTGACCACGATCAGGAAGCCTTCCTGCAGGGCGTGACGACGCCCGTCCTGTTCACTTCCGCCGCACTCAATTTCGGCGTCAATCAACTTCTGGACAACCTGACGAGGCTCGCGCCTCCGCCGAGCGGCCAAGTCGACATCGACGGCAATGTGCGACCGGTCGACGCTCCGTTCAGTGCGTTCGTCTTCAAGGTCCAGGCCGGCATGGATTCCGCGCACCGCGACCGCATCGCCTACGCCCGGGTGTGTTCGGGAACCTTCGAGCGCGGCGACGTCCTGACGCACGCCGCAACCGGCAAGCCGTTCGTCACCAAATACGCCCAGTCGGTGTTCGGCCAGCAACGGTCGACACTGGATGACGCCTGGCCCGGCGACGTGATCGGCCTGGCGAACGCCAACGTACTACGCCCGGGTGACACCCTTTTTCGCGATGTGCCCGTACAGTTTCCGCCGATCCCGAGCTTCGCTCCGGTGCACTTCTCAGTCGCCCGGGGCACCGATCCGAGTAAGCACAAGCAGTTTCGCAAGGGGATCGAGCAGCTCGAGCAGGAAGGCGTGGTGCAGGTACTGCGGTCGGATCGCCGGGGCGAGCAAGCACCGGTACTCGCCGCCGTCGGCCCTCTGCAGTTCGAGGTGACGAGCCACCGGATGGCCACGGAATTCAACGCACCGATCTCGCTGGACTCGCTGCCCTACACCGTGGCGCGCGCCGTCGACCCCGAGGACGCACCGTTCGTGGACAAGCAGGTGTCGACCGAAGTACTCACCCGCACCGACGGCGTGATGCTCGCCCTGTTCACCACGAAGTGGCGACTGCAGGGGTTCCAGGAGGACAACCCCGCGGTGACGCTGCGCCCGCTGGTCGCCGCCGGCGACGACTGA